The following proteins are co-located in the Theropithecus gelada isolate Dixy chromosome 19, Tgel_1.0, whole genome shotgun sequence genome:
- the LOC112612293 gene encoding ATP-binding cassette sub-family A member 7, with protein MAFWTQLMLLLWKNSMYRRRQPVQLLVELLWPLFLFFILVAVRHSHPPLEHHECHFPNKPLPSAGTVPWLQGLICNMNNTCFPQLTLGEEPGRLSNFNNSLVSRLLADARTVLGGASAHRTLAGLGKLIAMLRAAPSTARPQPTKESPLEPPMLDVVELLTSLLRTESLGLALGQAQEPLQSLLEAAEDLAQEILALPSLVELQALLRRPRGTGGPLELLSEALCSARGPSSAVGPSLNWYEASDLMELVRQEPESALPDSSLSPACSELTGALDNHPLSRLLWRRLKPLILGKLLFAPDTPFTRKLMAQVNRTFEELALLRDVQEVWEVLGPRIFTFMNDSSNVAMLQRLLQMQDEGRRQPRPGGQDRMEALRSFLDPGSGGYSWQDAHADVGRLVGTLGRVAECLSLDKLEAAPSEAALVSRALQLLAEHRFWAGVVFLGPEDSSDPTEHPTPDLGPGHVRIKIRMDIDVVTRTNKIRDRFWDPGPAADPLTDLRYVWGGFVYLQDLVERAAVRVLSGAAPRAGLYLQQMPYPCYVDDVFLRVLSRSLPLFLTLAWIYSVTLTVKAVVREKETRLRDTMRAMGLSRGVLWLGWFLSCLGPFLLSAALLVLVLKLGDILPYSHPGVVFVFLAAFAVATVTQSFLLSAFFSRANLAAACGGLAYFSLYLPYVLCVAWRDRLPAGGRVAASLLSPVAFGFGCESLALLEEQGEGAQWHNVGTQPTADVFSLAQVSGLLLLDAALYSLATWYLEAVCPGQYGIPEPWNFPFRRSYWCGPRPPKSPAPCPTQLDPKVLVEEAPPGLSPGVSVRGLEKHFAGSPQPALRGLSLDFYQGHITAFLGHNGAGKTTTL; from the exons ATGGCCTTCTGGACACAGCTGATGCTGCTGCTCTGGAAGAATTCCATGTATCGCCGGAGACAGCCG GTCCAGCTTCTGGTCGAATTGCTGtggcctctcttcctcttcttcatcctGGTGGCTGTTCGCCACTCCCACCCACCCCTGGAGCACCATGAAT GCCACTTCCCCAACAAGCCACTGCCATCGGCGGGCACCGTGCCCTGGCTCCAGGGTCTCATCTGTAACATGAACAACACCTGCTTCCCACAGCTGACACTGGGCGAGGAGCCCGGGCGTCTGAGCAACTTCAACAATTCCCT GGTCTCCCGGCTGCTAGCCGATGCCCGCACTGTGCTGGGAGGGGCCAGTGCCCACAGGACGCTGGCTGGCCTGGGGAAGCTGATCGCCATGCTGAGGGCTGCACCCAGCACAG CCCGGCCTCAACCAACCAAGGAGTCTCCACTGGAACCACCTATGTTGGACGTCGTGGAGCTGCTGACGTCATTGCTGCGCACG GAATCCCTGGGGTTGGCACTGGGCCAAGCCCAGGAGCCCTTGCAGAGCTTGTTGGAGGCAGCTGAGGACCTGGCCCAGGAG ATCCTGGCACTGCCTAGCCTGGTGGAGCTTCAGGCACTGCTGCGCAGACCCCGAGGGACTGGTGGGCCCCTGGAGTTGCTGTCTGAGGCCCTCTGCAGTGCCAGGGGACCTAGCAGCGCAGTGGGCCCCTCCCTCAACTGGTACGAGGCtagtgacctgatggagctggtGAGGCAGGAGCCAGAATCGGCCCTGCCGGACAGCAGCCTGA GCCCCGCCTGCTCAGAGCTGACTGGAGCCCTGGACAACCATCCGCTGTCCCGCCTGCTCTGGAGACGCCTGAAGCCTCTGATCCTGGGGAAGCTGCTGTTTGCACCAGATACACCTTTTACCCGGAAGCTCATGGCCCAG GTGAACCGGACCTTTGAGGAGCTCGCCCTGCTGAGGGATGTCCAGGAGGTGTGGGAGGTGCTGGGACCCCGGATCTTCACCTTCATGAACGACAGTTCCAATGTGGCCATGCTGCAG CGGCTCCTGCAAATGCAGGACGAAGGAAGAAGGCAGCCCAGGCCTGGAGGCCAGGACCGCATGGAGGCCCTGCGATCCTTCCTGGACCCTGGGAGCGGTGGCTACAGCTGGCAGGACGCACATGCTGATGTGGGGCGCCTGGTGGGCACGCTGGGCCGAGTGGCGGAG TGCCTGTCCTTGGACAAGCTGGAGGCGGCACCCTCAGAGGCAGCCCTGGTGTCGCGGGCCCTGCAACTGCTCGCGGAACATCGATTCTGGGCCGGCGTCGTCTTCTTGGGACCTGAGGATTCTTCAGACCCCACAGAACACCCAACCCCAGACCTGGGCCCGGGTCACGTGCGCATCAAAATCCGCATGGACATTGACGTGGTCACCAGGACCAATAAGATCAGGGACAG GTTTTGGGACCCTGGCCCAGCTGCGGACCCCCTGACCGACCTGCGCTACGTATGGGGCGGCTTCGTGTACCTGCAGGACCTGGTGGAGCGCGCAGCCGTCCGCGTGCTCAGCGGCGCCGCCCCCCGGGCCGGCCTCTACCTGCAGCAGATGCCCTATCCGTGCTATGTGGATGACGT GTTCCTGCGTGTGCTGAGCCGGTCGCTGCCGCTCTTCCTGACGCTGGCCTGGATCTACTCCGTGACGCTGACGGTGAAGGCCGTGGTGCGGGAGAAGGAGACACGGCTGCGGGACACCATGCGCGCCATGGGGCTCAGCCGCGGGGTGCTCTGGCTCGGCTGGTTCCTCAGCTGCCTCGGGCCCTTCCTGCTCAGCGCCGCGCTGCTGGTTCTGGTGCTCAAG CTGGGGGACATCCTCCCCTACAGCCACCCGGGCGTGGTCTTCGTGTTCTTGGCGGCCTTCGCCGTGGCCACGGTGACCCAGAGCTTCCTGCTCAGCGCCTTCTTCTCCCGCGCCAACCTGGCTGCGGCCTGCGGCGGCCTGGCCTACTTCTCCCTCTATCTGCCCTACGTGCTGTGCGTGGCTTGGCGGGACCGGCTGCCGGCGGGTGGCCGCGTGGCCGCG AGCCTGCTGTCGCCCGTCGCCTTCGGCTTCGGCTGTGAGAGCCTGGCGCTGCTGGAGGAGCAGGGCGAGGGCGCGCAATGGCACAACGTGGGCACCCAGCCCACAGCAGACGTCTTCAGCCTGGCCCAGGTCTCTGGCCTTCTGCTGCTGGACGCGGCGCTCTACAGCCTCGCCACCTGGTACCTGGAAGCTGTGTGCCCAG GCCAGTATGGGATCCCTGAACCATGGAATTTTCCCTTTCGGAGGAGCTACTGGTGTGGACCTCGGCCCCCCAAGAGTCCAGCCCCGTGCCCCACGCAGCTGGACCCAAAGG TGCTGGTGGAGGAGGCACCGCCTGGCCTGAGTCCTGGGGTCTCCGTTCGCGGCCTGGAGAAGCACTTTGCTGGCAGCCCGCAGCCAGCCCTGCGGGGACTCAGCCTGGACTTCTACCAGGGCCACATCACTGCCTTCCTGGGCCACAACGGGGCCGGCAAGACCACGACACTGTGA
- the LOC112612324 gene encoding apolipoprotein C-I, basic form — MRLFLSLPVLVVVLSMVLEGPAPAQGAPDVSSALDKLKEFGNTLEDKAWEVINRIKQSEFPAKTRDWFSETFRKVKEKLKINS, encoded by the exons ATGAGGCTCTTCCTGTCGCTCCCGGTCCTGGTGGTGGTTCTGTCGATGGTCTTGGAAG gcccagccccagcccaggggGCCCCGGATGTTTCCAGCGCCTTGGATAAGCTGAAGGAGTTTGGAAACACCCTGGAGGACAAGGCTTGGGAAGTGATCAACCGCATCAAACAGAGTGAATTTCCTGCCAAGACACG GGATTGGTTTTCAGAGACATTTcggaaagtgaaggagaaactcAAGATTAACTCATGA